From Triticum urartu cultivar G1812 chromosome 2, Tu2.1, whole genome shotgun sequence, a single genomic window includes:
- the LOC125538661 gene encoding short-chain dehydrogenase PC-15 produces MAVPGGDGEGRGRPVVLVTGCSEGGIGHAMARAFAAEGCAVVATARSRASMRGLEGDPRYLLLELDVRSEESARRAVEDALRELGRVDVLVNNAGVHLVAPVAEVPMESFHQVFDTNVYGTMRMIQAVIPHMMERKEGTIVNVGSITALAPGPWAGAYSASKAALHALSDTLRVELRNFGINVMIVAPGGTKSNIGSNSADKYDQINDWKYYKKYEKSLRARTDISQGAGCVTAEDLAKRVVKLVLKKNPPAWFAYGQFTAILTILYYAPLWFRDYFYRLVMKM; encoded by the exons ATGGCGGTTCCCGGAGGGGACGGAGAGGGGCGGGGGCGGCCGGTGGTGCTGGTGACAGGTTGTTCGGAGGGGGGCATCGGGCACGCGATGGCGCGCGCGTTCGCGGCGGAGGGGTGTGCGGTCGTGGCCACGGCGCGGTCGCGCGCGTCCATGCGCGGGCTCGAGGGTGACCCGCGGTACCTGCTTCTGGAGCTCGACGTGCGTTCCGAAGAGAGCGCGCGCCGCGCCGTTGAGGACGCCCTGCGGGAGCTAGGCCGCGTCGACGTGCTCGTCAACAACGCGGGGGTCCACCTCGTCGCGCCGGTGGCTGAGGTGCCCATGGAGTCGTTCCACCAGGTTTTTGACACCAATGTTTATG GAACAATGAGGATGATTCAAGCAGTTATTCCCCATATGATGGAAAGAAAAGAAGGTACAATTGTGAATGTTGGAAGCATTACAGCCTTGGCTCCAGGACCATGGGCTGGTGCGTATTCGGCATCAAAAGCCGCTCTTCATGCATTGAGCGATACATTAAG GGTGGAACTAAGAAATTTTGGCATAAATGTCATGATAGTTGCCCCAGGAGGTACAAAGTCAAACATAGGAAGCAATTCTGCAGACAAGTATGATCAAATAAACGACTGGAAGTACTACAAAAAATATGAGAAATCACTTCGAGCCAGGACGGATATATCCCAGGGTGCCGGGTGTGTTACAGCAGAAGACCTTGCAAAGAGAGTCGTCAAATTGGTTCTTAAGAAAAATCCTCCTGCTTGGTTCGCCTATGGGCAGTTCACTGCTATTCTGACGATCCTGTATTATGCCCCATTGTGGTTCAGAGATTACTTCTACAGGCTGGTCATGAAAATGTAA